In Chryseobacterium shigense, the following proteins share a genomic window:
- a CDS encoding immunity 22 family protein: protein MEKEISHFWLGYFKNEKDFNDFAEEDERYYTEEENEDLYISKFAESQNIQWFDYDFMEYGFEDESLGIYEKFADYSYADQWLPVIEQKINQLGLETPVNVIIFANRHAIPKPVSVNDDEYALYYIGEIEYNI, encoded by the coding sequence ATGGAGAAAGAGATTTCACACTTTTGGCTGGGATATTTTAAAAATGAAAAGGATTTTAATGATTTTGCAGAAGAGGACGAAAGATATTACACAGAAGAGGAAAATGAGGACCTTTATATCTCAAAATTTGCCGAATCACAAAACATACAATGGTTTGATTATGATTTTATGGAATACGGTTTTGAGGATGAAAGTTTAGGCATTTATGAAAAATTTGCAGATTATTCATATGCAGACCAATGGCTTCCGGTTATCGAACAGAAGATCAATCAGCTGGGCCTGGAAACTCCTGTGAATGTTATCATTTTTGCGAACAGGCATGCTATTCCCAAGCCGGTTTCCGTGAATGATGATGAATATGCTTTATACTACATCGGTGAGATTGAATATAATATTTAG